One window from the genome of Parasteatoda tepidariorum isolate YZ-2023 chromosome 8, CAS_Ptep_4.0, whole genome shotgun sequence encodes:
- the LOC107450748 gene encoding piggyBac transposable element-derived protein 4-like yields MDIDSDDGSLFADSDEEIISSDSESDDDTITANKVHLDLNDADVRKWCAIDISKKNVAPLRYPFTGNSGIKSDICDPDDVLELFQLFFDKNIMESIVKETNLYADQYFEKTVLTPSSRSLKWENTTVEEINRFIAILLLQGINGKPVERWYWSKRPILSTPVFGQIMSSERYSLIMKFLHFENNEDFHPKTHPKLKKIYHLHKNLVKNFQKVYKPKQEVTVGESLLGYKGLLGWKQYFPTKRSRFGIKLCQLCESDSGYIWNSIIYTGKGTLFDEKYDHMNTSTKSVLSLMDNLLGQGYALTTDNFYTSPELAELLIKEKTELYGTMKANRKGLPPSLKTTKLKKDEIMGFQKGKICVLKWQDKKPLCMLSTCHTAELIEVSSNTNGTVRKKPTVVVDYNKTMSGVDHSDQCLSYYSITRNQQRKYYKKIFRYLLNQAVWLVG; encoded by the coding sequence ATGGACATTGATTCcgatgatggaagtttgtttgCAGATTCAGATGAAGAAATCATTAGTTCTGATTCTGAATCAGATGACGATACAATTACTGCGAATAAAGTTCATTTGGACTTGAACGACGCCGACGTACGAAAATGGTGTGCTATAGATATTTCGAAAAAGAACGTCGCTCCTCTTAGGTATCCGTTTACGGGAAACAGTggaataaaatcagatatttgCGACCCAGATGATGTTTTggaattatttcagttattttttgataaaaacattatGGAAAGTATTGTTAAGGAGACTAATTTATATGCAGATCAGTATTTCGAAAAGACTGTTTTAACTCCCTCATCCAGATCATTAAAATGGGAAAATACAACTGTAGAGGAAATCAATAGATTTATTGCCATTTTACTTCTACAAGGGATAAATGGTAAACCTGTAGAAAGATGGTATTGGTCAAAAAGACCAATTTTATCCACCCCTGTTTTTGGCCAAATAATGAGTTCAGAAAGATACTCATTAATCATGAAGTTTTTACACTTCGAAAACAATGAGGATTTTCATCCCAAAACACATCCTAAGCTGAAGAAAATATATCATCTTCATAAAAATCTCgtgaaaaattttcagaagGTGTATAAGCCAAAACAAGAAGTTACGGTGGGTGAATCCTTATTGGGATATAAAGGCTTACTTGGTTGGAAACAATACTTTCCAACAAAACGTTCTAGGTTTGGGATAAAACTCTGTCAGCTTTGTGAATCCGACAGTGGATACATTTGGAATTCCATCATTTATACTGGAAAGGGAACATTATTCGATGAGAAATATGATCATATGAATACTTCTACAAAGAGTGTCCTGTCCCTCATGGACAATTTACTCGGGCAAGGATATGCCTTAACAACTGACAATTTCTATACGTCCCCTGAACTGGCTGAGCtattgattaaagaaaaaacagaacttTATGGCACAATGAAAGCTAACAGAAAAGGTTTGCCACcaagtttaaaaacaacaaagttaaaaaaagatgaaattatgggatttcaaaaaggaaaaatatgcgTATTGAAATGGCAGGATAAAAAACCCTTGTGCATGCTTAGCACTTGCCACACCGCTGAGTTAATCGAAGTATCATCTAATACAAATGGCACAGTTCGAAAGAAGCCCACCGTTGTTGTTGATTACAACAAAACAATGAGTGGGGTGGATCATTCTGATCAATGCCTATCATACTATTCCATAACGAGAAatcaacaaagaaaatattacaaaaaaatctttcgtTATTTACTGAATCAGGCAGTATGGTTGGTTGGTTGA